One segment of Rosa chinensis cultivar Old Blush chromosome 6, RchiOBHm-V2, whole genome shotgun sequence DNA contains the following:
- the LOC112174163 gene encoding protein trichome birefringence-like 12 isoform X1: protein MAPKLLSPLFQWLILLTLLLLFLYSSLLSFHTSSPQPKPIPTLPSCNFFNGHWVQDPDRRPMYDESCPFHRNAWNCLRNKRDNMGVINSWKWVPRDCVLPRIDPVRFLGLMRNRNIGFVGDSLNENFLVSFLCVLRVADLGAKKWKRKGAWRGVYFPKFNVTVGYHRAVLLSKYEWQPKQHADGDQDGLKGIYRVDVDIPSDDWANIGDFYDVLVFNTGHWWGFDKFPKETPLTFYRAGEPIYPPLDILGGFKVVVENMASYIQNKIPLKTLKLWRLQSPRHFHGGDWNQNGSCLFNKPLEEHQLDLWFDPSNNGPNKEERLLNRLIEDALQGTDIQLLNLTHLSEFRADAHPAIWLGQKDAVKVWGQDCMHWCLPGVPDTWVDILSELIRIGLELG, encoded by the exons ATGGCTCCGAAGCTACTGTCACCCCTCTTCCAATGGCTCATTCTCCTAACCCTCCTTCTCCTCTTTCTCTACTCCTCACTCCTCTCCTTCCACACATCCTCACCGCAACCCAAACCAATCCCCACTTTACCCTCCTGCAATTTCTTCAATGGCCATTGGGTCCAAGACCCCGACCGCAGACCCATGTACGACGAGAGCTGCCCATTTCACAGGAACGCGTGGAACTGCTTGAGGAACAAGAGGGACAACATGGGTGTCATCAATTCTTGGAAATGGGTTCCTCGTGATTGCGTCTTGCCTCGGATCGACCCGGTTCGGTTTCTGGGTCTGATGAGGAACAGGAACATTGGGTTTGTTGGTGACTCTTTGAATGAGAATTTTCTGGTGTCGTTTTTGTGCGTACTTAGGGTGGCGGATTTGGGGGCTAAGAAGTGGAAGAGGAAAGGGGCTTGGAGAGGTGTCTATTTTCCCAAGTTCAATGTTACGGTGGGGTATCATCGAGCTGTGTTGCTCTCCAAATATGA GTGGCAGCCAAAACAGCATgcagatggtgatcaagatGGACTCAAAGGAATTTATCGAGTAGATGTTGATATTCCTTCTGATGATTGGGCAAACATTGGTGATTTCTATGATGTCCTTGTTTTCAACACTGGCCATTG GTGGGGCTTTGATAAATTCCCAAAAGAAACTCCTCTCACTTTCTATCGTGCGGGTGAACCAATATATCCTCCGCTTGATATATTGGGTGGATTTAAAGTTGTTGTCGAGAATATGGCCTCATACATACAAAACAAAATTCCTCTGAAGACATTGAAGTTATGGCGTTTACAATCACCAAGGCATTTTCATGGGGGTGACTGGAATCAAAATGGCAGTTGCTTGTTTAATAAACCCCTTGAGGAGCACCAG CTTGACTTGTGGTTTGATCCCAGCAACAATGGACCAAATAAAGAAGAAAGACTGCTGAATCGTCTCATAGAAGATGCATTGCAAGGAACTGATATTCAATTGCTTAACTTGACTCATCTGAGTGAGTTCAGAGCAGATGCCCATCCAGCAATTTGGTTGGGACAGAAGGATGCCGTCAAAGTCTGGGGCCAGGACTGCATGCACTGGTGCCTACCTGGTGTACCAGATACATGGGTTGACATTTTATCAGAGCTGATCCGTATTGGTTTGGAGCTGGGATGA
- the LOC112172297 gene encoding uncharacterized protein LOC112172297, whose translation MALRMHLLSPKAPRQPPKFHTSPFSSTRPKTRTIQCKKKSISDAELASDLSKMTTLFAQRDEAMNKSRELLFTELCQFLDSKAEEVKKKWRKSDEDEKRVLVKAFVSEWGVNFHPLSAKSVQDLVEEHLQHQNPPAKSPLFPGLKRMMGFSEEDK comes from the coding sequence ATGGCTCTGAGAATGCATCTCCTTTCCCCCAAAGCCCCCCGACAACCTCCAAAATTCCACACCAGTCCCTTCTCCTCCACCAGACCCAAAACCCGAACAATCCAATGCAAAAAGAAGAGCATAAGCGATGCCGAGCTCGCATCAGATTTGTCAAAGATGACCACCCTTTTCGCGCAGAGAGACGAAGCCATGAACAAGAGCAGAGAGCTTCTCTTCACAGAGCTGTGCCAATTCCTGGATTCAAAAGCAGAGGAAGTCAAGAAGAAATGGAGGAAATCGGATGAGGACGAGAAGCGGGTTTTGGTTAAAGCCTTTGTTTCAGAGTGGGGTGTCAATTTTCACCCACTGTCTGCAAAATCTGTTCAAGATTTGGTCGAGGAGCACCTGCAGCACCAAAACCCACCTGCAAAATCCCCTTTGTTTCCTGGTTTGAAGAGGATGATGGGTTTCTCAGAAGAAGACAAATAG
- the LOC112171136 gene encoding protein ALP1-like, protein MVDCLDCMHWQWKNCPTGWAGQYTSYRGKPTIILEAVTSYDTWIWHVFFGLPGSLNDINVLECSPLFNDVCTGETPKVNYQVHNRHYRQCYYLVDGRYPKWGSFVQAIRNPRSPQTQHFTRMQEAYRKDMERAFGILQARWAIIRGPTRGWSKENLQYIMTTCIILHNVIVEDEHDEDAA, encoded by the coding sequence ATGGTCGATTGCCTTGATTGTATGCATTGGCAATGGAAAAATTGTCCCACCGGATGGGCAGGGCAGTATACTAGCTACAGGGGGAAACCCACAATCATCTTAGAGGCGGTGACCTCCTACGATACTTGGATTTGGCATGTCTTCTTCGGACTTCCAGGTTCCCTGAATGATATTAACGTCCTTGAATGTTCACCGTTGTTCAATGACGTATGCACCGGTGAAACCCCTAAAGTGAACTACCAGGTACATAATAGGCATTATCGTCAATGTTATTACCTAGTTGATGGCAGATACCCTAAGTGGGGTTCATTTGTACAAGCAATCCGAAACCCGAGGTCGCCGCAGACACAACATTTCACAAGGATGCAGGAAGCATACAGAAAAGACATGGAGAGAGCATTTGGTATTCTCCAAGCTCGTTGGGCAATCATAAGAGGACCAACTCGTGGGTGGAGTAAGGAGAACCTTCAATACATCATGACAACGTGCATTATCTTGCACAATGTGATTGTTGAAGATGAGCATGATGAAGATGCAGCATAG
- the LOC112174163 gene encoding protein trichome birefringence-like 12 isoform X2, whose translation MAPKLLSPLFQWLILLTLLLLFLYSSLLSFHTSSPQPKPIPTLPSCNFFNGHWVQDPDRRPMYDESCPFHRNAWNCLRNKRDNMGVINSWKWVPRDCVLPRIDPVRFLGLMRNRNIGFVGDSLNENFLVSFLCVLRVADLGAKKWKRKGAWRGVYFPKFNVTVGYHRAVLLSKYEWQPKQHADGDQDGLKGIYRVDVDIPSDDWANIGDFYDVLVFNTGHWWGFDKFPKETPLTFYRAGEPIYPPLDILGGFKVVVENMASYIQNKIPLKTLKLWRLQSPRHFHGGDWNQNGSCLFNKPLEEHQQQWTK comes from the exons ATGGCTCCGAAGCTACTGTCACCCCTCTTCCAATGGCTCATTCTCCTAACCCTCCTTCTCCTCTTTCTCTACTCCTCACTCCTCTCCTTCCACACATCCTCACCGCAACCCAAACCAATCCCCACTTTACCCTCCTGCAATTTCTTCAATGGCCATTGGGTCCAAGACCCCGACCGCAGACCCATGTACGACGAGAGCTGCCCATTTCACAGGAACGCGTGGAACTGCTTGAGGAACAAGAGGGACAACATGGGTGTCATCAATTCTTGGAAATGGGTTCCTCGTGATTGCGTCTTGCCTCGGATCGACCCGGTTCGGTTTCTGGGTCTGATGAGGAACAGGAACATTGGGTTTGTTGGTGACTCTTTGAATGAGAATTTTCTGGTGTCGTTTTTGTGCGTACTTAGGGTGGCGGATTTGGGGGCTAAGAAGTGGAAGAGGAAAGGGGCTTGGAGAGGTGTCTATTTTCCCAAGTTCAATGTTACGGTGGGGTATCATCGAGCTGTGTTGCTCTCCAAATATGA GTGGCAGCCAAAACAGCATgcagatggtgatcaagatGGACTCAAAGGAATTTATCGAGTAGATGTTGATATTCCTTCTGATGATTGGGCAAACATTGGTGATTTCTATGATGTCCTTGTTTTCAACACTGGCCATTG GTGGGGCTTTGATAAATTCCCAAAAGAAACTCCTCTCACTTTCTATCGTGCGGGTGAACCAATATATCCTCCGCTTGATATATTGGGTGGATTTAAAGTTGTTGTCGAGAATATGGCCTCATACATACAAAACAAAATTCCTCTGAAGACATTGAAGTTATGGCGTTTACAATCACCAAGGCATTTTCATGGGGGTGACTGGAATCAAAATGGCAGTTGCTTGTTTAATAAACCCCTTGAGGAGCACCAG CAACAATGGACCAAATAA
- the LOC121049991 gene encoding protein FAR1-RELATED SEQUENCE 5-like — protein MYTKASFNCFQEEFRKCLDLILELESDNGRIETYVVQRPGNPNLRRSVIYSPSNQSVNCSCKRFQFEGILCAHALKLFLELGLSTLPSKYYLKRWRRDARQGVDLECYGEANFSDRSASSALQYSHLAHIAQRIVAKGAKDKQLSTLVESKLLELEAELDGNLSIGQEHETNGDIDSDDQVNENNANLVLRDPKVKRRRRRGKDSQEPNSYEHEKTDPSNSYEHVQGSIGLVNQNQSNMPFIRPGFPTTFGA, from the exons ATGTACACAAAAGCGAGTTTCAATTGTTTTCAAGAAGAGTTTCGAAAATGTTTGGACTTGATACTGGAATTAGAGAGTGATAACGGGAGAATAGAAACATATGTGGTTCAAAGACCAGGGAATCCAAACTTGAGAAGGTCAGTCATCTATTCCCCTTCAAATCAGTCAGTTAATTGTAGTTGTAAGAGATTTCAGTTTGAAGGGATTCTTTGTGCACATGCATTAAAATTATTCCTTGAGTTAGGCTTGTCAACATTACCATCCAAGTACTACTTAAAAAGATGGAGACGAGATGCTAGACAAGGAGTTGATCTTGAATGTTATGGGGAAGCAAATTTTAGTGATCGGAGCGCATCTTCTGCACTCCAATATAGTCACTTGGCTCATATAGCACAAAGAATTGTAGCAAAAGGTGCAAAGGATAAGCAATTATCCACTTTGGTGGAGTCTAAATTGTTGGAGTTGGAGGCAGAATTGGATGGCAATTTATCCATTGGACAAGAACATGAAACAAATGGTGATATAGATTCAGACGATCAAGTGAATGAAAATAATGCAAATCTGGTTTTGCGTGATCCAAAAGTTAAGAGACGTAGAAGACGTGGCAAAG ATTCTCAGGAACCCAACTCATATGAACATGAGAAGACTGACCCTTCAAATTCATATGAACATGTTCAG GGATCAATTGGATTGGttaatcaaaatcaatcaaatatgCCCTTCATACGTCCTGGATTTCCAACAACTTTTGGTGCTTAA
- the LOC112172296 gene encoding protein RMD5 homolog, with amino-acid sequence MELNSIKDAFERVVKKQKLSSSKSQEVIQQVHREIEQALTQILSAQDPSAPVDQKSILAELKLKLSAVGPVQQLEGSHKELNLNLSKYTKLLERTLNPDISKAYRDVDFDYHIVNQLIANHFYRQGLFDLGDGIIDEAGEPELTIVKSQFSVMHQLLEAMKVKNLEPALNWIRANREQLNQNGLNLELKLHSLQFLEILQNGTQADALVYARTHLAPFASPSSPHKDEVLKLMGCLLYAGRLNNSPYSEFTSPTHWEKAMEDLTGQFCSLLAQSYNSPLSMTMAAGFEGLPTLLKLANVMAAKKQEWQAMKQLPVPVELGKEFQFHSIFVCPVSRDQGSEDNPPMLMPCLHVLCKQSIMKLSKSSTRTFKCPYCPAEASVAQCKQLHF; translated from the coding sequence ATGGAGCTAAATTCCATCAAAGATGCATTTGAGCGTGTTGTTAAGAAGCAAAAGCTATCTTCTTCTAAATCCCAAGAAGTAATTCAGCAAGTTCATCGTGAAATTGAACAGGCACTGACACAGATCCTTTCAGCTCAGGATCCTTCCGCGCCTGTTGATCAAAAATCCATCCTTGCAGAGCTGAAACTCAAACTCAGTGCAGTTGGTCCAGTCCAGCAGTTAGAAGGGTCACATAAGGAACTGAACTTAAACCTCAGCAAGTACACTAAACTCCTTGAAAGAACCTTGAATCCAGACATATCAAAGGCATACAGAGATGTTGACTTTGACTACCATATTGTGAATCAGCTCATTGCTAATCATTTTTACCGGCAAGGGTTGTTTGATCTGGGAGATGGCATAATAGATGAGGCTGGAGAACCAGAGTTAACCATTGTAAAATCTCAGTTCTCGGTAATGCATCAGTTACTTGAGGCTATGAAGGTTAAGAATCTTGAGCCTGCTCTAAACTGGATCCGTGCTAACCGTGAACAACTGAATCAGAATGGTTTGAATCTTGAGCTGAAACTCCATAGTTTGCAGTTTCTGGAGATTTTACAAAATGGCACTCAAGCTGATGCACTTGTATATGCCAGGACTCACCTTGCTCCTTTTGCTTCTCCTTCCTCCCCTCACAAGGATGAGGTACTGAAGCTCATGGGTTGCCTTTTATATGCAGGAAGGCTCAACAACTCCCCTTATTCTGAGTTTACATCTCCAACTCATTGGGAGAAGGCGATGGAGGATCTTACAGGGCAGTTCTGTAGTCTCTTGGCACAGTCCTATAACAGCCCGTTGAGTATGACGATGGCTGCAGGATTTGAAGGGTTGCCTACTCTCTTGAAGCTGGCAAATGTAATGGCTGCAAAGAAGCAGGAGTGGCAAGCGATGAAACAGTTGCCAGTGCCTGTGGAGTTGGGGAAGGAGTTTCAGTTCCATTCTATATTTGTCTGTCCTGTGAGTAGAGATCAAGGCAGTGAAGACAATCCCCCCATGTTGATGCCGTGCTTGCATGTTCTctgcaagcaatcaatcatgaAGCTGTCGAAGAGCAGCACCAGGACATTTAAATGCCCATATTGTCCGGCAGAGGCATCAGTTGCTCAGTGCAAACAGCTACATTTCTGA